In one Kitasatospora cineracea genomic region, the following are encoded:
- a CDS encoding helix-turn-helix domain-containing protein: MSTSLPQLSATQDHDSTLIALTVEEAARRLGVGRTTMFALIRTGEVPSIPIGRLHRVPAEALTQYVRRRMQESGFAPIAA, encoded by the coding sequence TTGAGCACCAGCCTGCCCCAGCTCTCGGCCACGCAGGACCACGACTCAACCCTCATCGCCCTCACGGTCGAAGAGGCGGCCCGCCGCCTCGGTGTCGGCCGCACCACCATGTTCGCCCTCATCCGTACGGGCGAGGTCCCGAGCATCCCCATCGGTCGCCTCCACCGTGTGCCGGCCGAGGCGCTGACTCAGTACGTCCGCCGCCGGATGCAGGAGTCCGGCTTCGCCCCGATCGCAGCCTGA
- a CDS encoding tyrosine-type recombinase/integrase, with translation MATRQPNGASSIYQDKDGKWHGRVTVGVKDDGTPDRRHIRGKNRAEVTKKVRELEKKRDEGNIPKAGKKWTVTSWLTHWVENIAALSVRPNTLSGYRVAVNVHLIPGLGAHRLEKLEPEHLERFYKKMQDNGSKPATAHQAHRTIRAALNQAVRRGHITRNVASLATAPKVEEEEVTPYEVEEVQRLLLEAGKRRNSGRWAVALALGLRQGEALGLQWTDIDLDEGTLWVRQSMQRPKYRHGCEGESCGKKHAGRCPERIRTNKQAAPTKSKAGKRLIGLPDQLIKVLRLHQEEQERERLQARQLWQDGGWVFATETGQPLIPRTDWDEWKRLLQAAGLRDGRLHDARHTAGTILLILGVPERIVMDIMGWSSTAMAHRYQHVTKRVRRDVAQQIGGLIWTVAQEQTD, from the coding sequence TTGGCAACCCGTCAGCCCAACGGCGCTTCGAGCATCTACCAGGACAAGGACGGCAAATGGCACGGCCGCGTGACCGTCGGTGTGAAGGACGACGGCACCCCCGACCGGCGTCACATCAGGGGCAAGAACCGGGCCGAGGTAACCAAGAAGGTTCGGGAGCTGGAGAAGAAGCGGGACGAGGGTAACATCCCGAAGGCCGGCAAGAAGTGGACCGTCACGTCCTGGCTCACCCACTGGGTCGAGAACATTGCGGCTCTGTCCGTCCGGCCGAACACCCTGTCCGGCTACCGGGTGGCGGTCAACGTCCACTTGATCCCCGGGCTGGGCGCTCACCGGCTGGAGAAGCTTGAGCCGGAACATCTGGAGCGCTTCTACAAGAAGATGCAGGACAACGGCAGCAAGCCCGCCACTGCTCACCAGGCCCATCGCACCATCCGGGCCGCGCTCAACCAGGCGGTGAGGCGCGGGCACATCACTCGCAACGTCGCCTCCCTGGCCACGGCGCCCAAGGTGGAAGAGGAGGAGGTGACGCCGTACGAGGTCGAGGAGGTGCAGCGGCTTCTGCTGGAGGCGGGCAAGCGCCGGAACAGCGGCCGGTGGGCGGTCGCCCTCGCGCTCGGACTGCGGCAGGGCGAAGCGCTCGGACTCCAATGGACGGACATCGACCTGGACGAAGGAACTCTCTGGGTCCGCCAGAGCATGCAGCGGCCGAAGTACCGTCACGGCTGCGAGGGCGAGTCCTGCGGGAAGAAGCACGCCGGCCGGTGCCCCGAGCGGATTCGGACGAACAAGCAGGCGGCCCCCACCAAGTCGAAGGCGGGTAAGCGGCTGATCGGATTGCCCGACCAGCTCATCAAGGTGCTGCGGCTCCACCAGGAGGAGCAGGAGCGGGAGCGGCTCCAGGCCCGGCAGCTCTGGCAGGACGGTGGGTGGGTCTTCGCCACCGAGACCGGCCAGCCGCTCATCCCGCGCACCGACTGGGACGAGTGGAAGCGCTTGCTTCAGGCCGCCGGGCTCCGTGACGGCCGTCTCCACGACGCTCGCCACACTGCCGGCACGATCCTGCTCATCCTCGGCGTGCCCGAGCGGATCGTGATGGACATCATGGGCTGGTCGAGCACCGCCATGGCCCACCGGTACCAGCACGTGACGAAGCGGGTCCGCCGTGACGTGGCCCAGCAGATCGGTGGACTCATCTGGACGGTGGCTCAGGAGCAGACCGATTGA